The genomic window CACGCCCGATTGCGTCATATTTAGGCGCTCTGCAGTGCGGGTGAAATGCCCTACTTCCACAAGCGTACAAAAACTACGTAACCAAAGAACATTTATCATTACACCAAACCATCATTAAAATAAATTATCATTTATATAACAAATGATAATTTTACCTAATCAAAGTCCCCCTGTAACCTTTTCTTTATTAGTCAAACAGGAGACCTTAGCCATGAGTAACACTTACCCAAGATCGTTTTCACATATAGGCATATCGGTGCCCAACCTTGAACAAGCCGTGCAGTTTTACACCGAAGTGATGGGTTGGTACCTAATCATGCAGCCCATAGACATCACAGAGGACACGAGTGCCATTGGCGAAATGTGTACTGATGTATTCGGCGAAGGCTGGGGAAGTTTCAAAATTGCGCACCTATCTACAGGGGACCGCATTGGCGTGGAACTTTTTCAGTTCCCAAATCAAACCAACCCCGAAAACAATTTTGAATATTGGAAAACCGGAATCTTTCACTTTTGCGTGCAAGACCCAAATGTAGAAGAGCTTGCAGAGCGTATTGTGGCGGCAGGGGGCAAAAAACGCATGGCCAAGCCGCGCTACTATTACCCAGGCAAAAAGCCTTACCGCATGATTTATATGGAAGACCCTTTCGGCAACATTTTAGAAATATATAGCCATAGCTACGAGTTGATATACAGCGAAGGGGCGTACTAGTTAGCAAGGTCTAGCGCGAAATGCGCCATGTAAAGTAGTTCACTACCCAGCCGGCAATTGCACATAGCCCCCCCTATTAACAACCCAACGCTAAAAATCTACAGGCATAAAAAAAGCGAGCCCATTACTGAGCTCGCTTTTTAACGATCAATATGAAATTCTATTATTTAGCAGATAACTTACGACGGCTTAAGCCTAAACCAATCAAGCCCAAGCCAAATAGCATAATAGTGCTTGGCTCTGGAACAGAGAAGTTAAGGTTATCGATGGCGCCAGAACCTTTAAGGCCTATTTGCATTGAGTACACACCCGCCACATTAAAGTACAAACGATCCCAAGTATTATCACCACCGGTGTGAGGGGTAAAGAAATTACCCGCCTGGATCTCGTCGCCATTAATATCGAACAAGTGAATAGCATTGTTTGCTGTGTAGCCATTTTCGGCATCTTCGATATCGAAGAAATCTAAGCTATTTAGAGTAACACCAGTACTAAAATTAATTTCGAAGTAACCGGCAGGCTGTGAACCCTCATCATCGGGGTTAGCACAGGTAGAGCCATCACAAGTGCTTGGGTGCTCATGGATGATTAAAACATTGCCTGGGTTAGCAGTACCAAGGCTTGGGTTTACCACATTATAAAATGGTGCTTCCAGGTCTGGGTCGCGGCTGTTTTGGTTGGTGGTATCGAATGCAACAGCAAGATTAGACACATTGCGGTCTACGTTCACACCATTAAAAGTAACGCCGTACGCAGCATACTCGTTATCGACAATTGTGCCCTCTGCTACATCGTTAAAATCTATAACAGTTGCAAACGCAGAAGGTGCCACACATAGCGCAATAGCGCCTAACACTGATGTAAATTTCTTCATTGACTTCATTCCTTATGTTTCTCGTGGCAGAAACTAAAATAGTTGTAATTACAGGTTCCCCCTATCAAAGCAAAAGCCATACCAAAACATAAAAACCAGTAAAGTAAGGCCCTTAATAGTAAGTGAGCACACACACCAAAGAGCGCCCGTTAATTTTTTCGACACCCTTAGCTCCAAAAACCGTATTTACCACCCCACCGCACATATCAGGCCTTCCAACGCATTTAGCCACGCTCTCGCTGTAATTTTTGAGACATTAGGCTAAAGCGCTGTTTCTGGCGCCAACTAAATAACAATAAAATTTGCCTAGCTCGACTTTTCGCGCAGGCAGTAACGTCAAGCTACCGGAGCACCAATGAATAACCATTCCTTCAAGCCTAAGTGGAGTACATTTTTAACCTGCGCTATTGCCGCTGCTTCGCTTAGTGGCGCAGCCAACGCCACTGAGTATAACGACCCATACTGGGCAAGCCCCAATGCTAATACCGATTTTGTAGACCATTTCGACAGCCCAACCCTTAACCGCGAAGCGTGGCTGGTAGAAAAAGATATTTTTGTAAACGGCGAGGATCAGGATTACCAAGATGTAGAATTCCCTGCTGCAGATTGGACAATAGGCACAGCACAGCCAGATGAAGACGCATTAGATGGCAAAGCTTTAATTCTTAAAGCGCGCTATATGGATGGCGAAATACAAGACTATTACGGCGGTAACGGTAAGCCGCTTTTTATTCGTGCCGGCCGTATCGAATCGCAAATAACCGACGCAACAACCTTTACCTACGGCAAGTTTGAGGCGCGAATTAAAACGCCTCCTGCACGCAATGCAGAGTTCCCAGCATGGTGGCTACTGGGTAATTACCCCGACGTAGGTTGGACCGCCTGCCAAGAATTGGACATTATGGAGTTTACTGGGGCAGAAGCTACAGCCGTACCGCAAACCTATTGGACAGCCCCCTACCCAGTGCACGGTGGCGTAAGCACACCTTACACTGATTTAGGTATTACCAACCCCCAAACGGAATACGTTACTTACGGCATAATTAAAACACCCGATTCCGTAGAATATTACGTAAATGGAATAAAAACCCAAACCTTCTCCCGCGCCAACCAAGGGGATGATCAGCCTTGGCCATATGTAACGCCCATGCGCATGATATTGAACCACGCCATTACTCACGCGGAATGGCCGGCTGTAGGTAACTATAATGCTGTAAGCACCGACCCGTCTGTGCCAAACCGCACTGGCGCAAGCTGGCAAGATGCCGAAGGTGTATGGCAATACGAATACATAGACACCGACGCAATGGCTGCCAATATTGGTCGCGACGGTACAGACTTTGTAGTGGACTACGTTGCTCACTGGCCCCTACCCGCCAGCGACCCCATGCAAAAATACACCGATGGCAGTAAATACAGTTTCTTCCGCAGCGAAAATAACACTAAGGGCTTTTACAACCTTAGAGGCTGGTTAGCGCCGGTAGCCGTAACCGCTGACGACTATCTACGCACCGATTGGGCAGACGACGAGCGCGACCACGCCCCAGATAATGCTGCCGATGGCTATGTAGGTTCTAAATGGGCAACACCTGCCGACGACAACGCGCACTGGGTAGAAGTCGATTACGGTAGCGACAAACAAATTAGTTATTTATGGATAGATTGGTCTTGGAACTTACCATCGGTGTACGACATTTTTGGTAAATCGGAAACCACAGGTGCCTGGGAACATATTGTTACATCCACACAAACTAGCGAAGGCTGGGCAGAGCATATATTCGATGTAAATAAACCTTACCGCTACATTAAGCTTGTTACTCGGGGGCGAATTAATAAAGCAGAACCCATTTGGTTGCTGGAATTAAAAGCGTTTGAAGATGTAGAAAACATGTACCCCAAACCCGTCATTGCAGGTATAGATCGCAGCGAGAATATTTTAAGTAATGGCACATTCGATACCGATTTAAGCAATTGGGGCACAGAAGCCTACGACGGCTCTGACCCAACATACACCTCGGTAAATGGCGAAGCCGTTATTAGCCTTACTAACGATGGCGCCAATGCCGGCTCGGTGCAAATGCATACGTCTAATTTTGGTTTGCAAAAAGACTATCGCTACACCGTAAGCTTCGATGCAAAAGCAGTTGCTGCGCGTAATATTCAGATGCGATTATCTAAAAACGATTTAAACCCTAACGCAGAAGGCACCTACTTACTTGAAACTATCGCACTGAGCGAAGCCATGACCAATTACAGCTTCACCGTGGATTTTACAGCCATGGATGAAAGTGGTCGCCTCGCATTTTTATTTGGCGAAATGGGGACAGATACCGTAACCATAGATAACGTAGTAATAAGTGAAGGCGAATTTATTGGTAGCGGAGAGACACTGGTACCAGTTATAGGCCCAAGTAATTTAATAAGCTACAGCACAGGCTGGGAAACAGACTGGTGGGGCGTAGTTGGCCGTATAGCCGATGGCGATGCAGGATCGAAAGCCAGCGGTAACGATGGCGAAGCCGAAGGCATGGATTTAGATATTACCGTTAAAATTGAAGAAAGCTTTGAAGTGCGCGAAGTGTGGATTTCTGGTGACAATTCGCCAGACCGTAGCCTTGATCAATTTAAAGTGGAATATGGCGATGGCACAACCCTTATTGACTGGACACCAAGCACCACCGACGGTACCTACGAAATATTTAATACCTTCGCTAATACTCCCGACGTTGGCGAGCGCGATTTTAAATTCTATTTCCGCCCACCGTCAGGCCAGCTTGTTGAAGTAGGTAATGTGCAATTAATGGCCGTAGATTTAATGCCCCACCGAATATCGAGCGTTGCCCTCGATGAAGGCGCAGTAATTAGCCCAGCAGAAACATTGCGGTATAGCAATACCAATACCGACGACGCCACCTACACCTTTAGCGCACCCGAAGGCAGAACAGTAAACAATGTGATTATTGATGGCGAGTCTAAAGGCGCTATTACCGAATTCACTTTTACCGACATTTCTGCAAGCCACGTAATTGCTGTGGGCTTATCACCTGCTGTTGTTGAAGACGAAGAAGAGGAAACCGAAGAACCCGAAACAGAAGAGCCAGAAACCGAGCAGCCAGAAACAGAAGAACCTGAAACTGAACAGCCAGAAGAGAACAACGGCGGCGGCAATAAAAAGTCGGGTGGCGGCAGCTTAGGTTGGTTCGCACTATTAACCTTGCTAGGGCTAAGGATAAGGAAAAGACAGCTAACAGCTAACAGCTAACAGCTAACAGCTAACAGCTAACAGAAAAGCAAAAGGGCTTGGCGGTTTACCGTCAAGCCCTTTTTTTGGCGATAACAGTTATTTAACTTGCTATAAATCTTCTAGGTTAAGCCAAAGGGATTTATCGTCGAAAGGTGTAAGCGGGCTCATATTGGGGTTACTTAACCTAAATATTTTACGCTCTTGTAGGTTAGCCCTATCTAACGCGTCTTTAATAACAGGGTTGGCAAAAAATATGTCGTCGTAGCTGCCATCGGCAATTGCATTACGCATACCTTGCTCAATAACTTTAGCTAATTGGTGGTTATCTTTAGACACAAAAAAATACATTGCAAAGGGGTAAACCAATAAAATTCGCTTTTCAATTGTTAGGTTTAAATCTGGTCGGCTGGTTACTTCACTCCAAGGCTCGTGCACAGCCCTAGGGAATGCATCAAAGCGACCGCCATCTAACATGTGAAACAAGCTTTCGTATTTTAATGGTGCAACCACATTTAAGTTTGCGGCCTTCAATACAACCGTATCGCCCCACTCGCGGCCTTGCCCCAAGGGAATTTGACGCAAGTCTTCTAAGGTTTGCACTCTATCAAATCTCGACTGATCCCCCTGGCGAATAATAAATATTCGGTGGCCTAACAAGCCCTTGAATAGAGGTATGCGAATAGGTAATAACTGCTCTTCGTACTCTTTTTGCGTACCGGCCCACATAACGGTAATGCTACCGGTTTTAACACTTTCAACAAGACGGGTTTCGGTAAGGCTTTCGTTGCGCACATTGTGAGTAAACTCACCGCCGCGACCGCTTTTTTCTATAGCTAACTTTAATATATTGCCAATAAGCACTTCTTTGGCATCATCCGTAACTGCGTAGGTAAGCTGTGTTTGTGCTTGCGCACTCACAGCCCCCCAAACACATGCACACCCGGCAATGGCCATATTTACAATTATTCGTCTAATTTCTGATCTGATCACTTATATGGCCTCGCAACCTTCACAAAATAGGGTAAGCGCTCCCTATTAATCGTTAATTATAACTATTAGTTTAGCTGGAATTTTTTGGTCGACCAGTTTTATATGGCGATTAAAAGAGGTTTTTAATGCCAGCCCTTAGGCAGGCGCGGGGAACAGTGGCTAACTACTCTGCCACGGGCTTTTTAGCTAACTTGCGCTGCAATGTGCGCCTATGCATTTTAAGCTGGCGCGCGGTAGCCGATATATTGCCATTATTTTCGGCAAGCGCCTGCTGAATATGCTCCCATTCCAAGCGGCGCAGCGACATGTTTTCTATATCTTCGCCTTTATCTATGGGCGCTGGAGCGCTTTCTGCACTCCCCTCAAACGCCAGTAATATTTGATCTATTGTGGCAGGCTTCGCTAAGTAGTTTGTCGCCCCAAGCTTAATAGCTTGCACGGCCGTCGCAATGCTGGCGTAGCCGGTAAGTACCACTATTTTAATGGTGGGGTTTGCCGCTAGCAGCTGTTGAATAAACGGTAGGGATAAGCCCTCTTCTAGCTTTAAATCCAACAGCGCCATAGTAAATTCTTGTAACTCCACGTCGACCGCATTTACTGCCGGAAAATACGCTACGTTAAACCCGCGCGCGGTGAGAGCACGTGTAGTTACCATCGCCAGCGCTGCGTCGTCTTCTATATAGAGTAACTTTTGGATCATGCTCGCTCCTCGCCTGCAGGCTTGGCCCATGTTACCGGCAGTTTAATACTTACCTGAGTAACCTGCGGCTTGCGCTTAACCTGTACCTTTCCACCCAGTTTTTCAACCGTGGAGTTAGACAAAAAAATACCAATGCCCATGCCGCTTTCTTTCTGCGATATTACCGGCTTACCCCATTGTTCCTCTATATCGCTAGGTAGACCATTGCCATCGTCTTCAATATCAATTGTCAAAATCTTACTTTTAGCATCTACTTCTAAGCACACCTTCACTTGCCTAACCGCGGCTTGAATTGCATTATCAACTAAATTAATTACCGCGTGGCGAAACAACACACTTTGCTCTATAAAAAATTCACTAAAGTGCTGTTCATTACTAAACACTATGGCAGGCATAATACGAGGGTTTGCTAATAAATAATGCTCTCTAAGCTCATCACTGAATTCAGCAATATTTTCGAGACTGCCACCATCCTGCTGTTGCTGCGATAACAAGCTAAGCTTACTCAACGTTTTTTTACAGCGCTCTATTTGCCCCAGCATTAATTCTACATTTTCGTTCTGGCTACTCGCATCCCATTTGGCGGCGCCCTGTTTATAACTGTGTTGCATTTCCCCAAGCACTACCGCCATGGTAGAAAGCGGCGTACCCAGCGCATGCACGGTAGACGCAGCCAAAGTACCAATACCCACCAACTGTTCGTTTTTTAATGTTTCTTCTCGCACCTTCGAAAGCTCAATTTGCCTATCGCGCAACGCCGTAGCTAAGCGCGAAACAAAAAAACAAATAAGTACAGCACTGCCAACAAAATTCACCCACATGCCAAGTAAATGAAGCTGAAAATCTGAAGACATATGATGAACATGCTCACGCACATCGGTAAACATAATAAACGTGTAGGCAAGCATACAGCCCGCGCTAAACAACCAGCCAATTATCGAGTTGAAAATGGCCGCACTTATAGCTACGAGCACCAATAAATAGTAAATAAACGGGTTAGTGGCGCCGCCAGTAAAATAAATAAGCACCAGCAAAAATACGGCATCAAACACAAGCTGACGCAATAAGTTAGCATCGGTAACGCTAGCCCCTTTTCGGTAACGCGCCACCCAGTAGCCACAAAAGCCAAACCCCACCAAGGGCAGTAAGTATGCTGCAGTGTGTATTCTCACATCCACTAAAAAAGTAAACGACAATAACGCCACTACTACCGCGCACAGCAGGGCAGCACGTAACACCAATAACCGCTTTAAAATTAAACGGCGGTTACCGCTTAGGGTTTGATTAAAGGTTAGATTCGTTTGCATAGGCTCGCACCTTACCACTGTGGTTAAAAAACTGGAATCAGAAGCCTACCTGTGCGACATATTGTCGCAACCAGCTTCTCACTCCTGTCCACACCCGCTCCCCCCCTAGCTCATTAAGCAGCCTGCGACATTATGTCACTTTGCAGTGCGGTACTATTTAACTAGCATGCAGCCATCGCAAAGTAGTACAGCCCCTCGCTGTCGCTATAATTTTCGCAAAGGAACCTAAATGCTCCAACTAGCCAATACGCCTGCAAGCAAAAACCTCAAACTATCCGTATTAACGGCAGCCATATTAATTAGCAACTCCGCACTGGCCGAACACAACAATAATCAGCTAGACAAGAAAAATGTTGAAGAGGTGAAAGTGTGGGGCGAAAGCAAGGCGAGTGATCAAGCCGATTTTACCACCCCCAATAGCGTGCTCACCCGTGAAGACTTTCAAAGCATAAATATTGCAACCACAGAAGATGTGGTTAAATTTGAGCCGAGTATTGTTATTCGTCGCCGTTTTATTGGCGACTCCAATGGCACTATGGGTATACGCGGTTCCAATATGTTTCAAACTTCGCGCTCCATGGTTTTTGCCGATGGTGTGCCACTGCACTACCACTTGCAATCTCGCTGGAGTGGCGCGCCTCGCTGGACCATGGTTTCCGCCAGTGAAATTGCCCAAGTAGAAGTGCTGTACGGCCCTTACTCTGCAGAATACAGTGGCAATGCAATGGGCGGTGTAGTTGTTATAGAAACAGCCATACCGCAACAGCGTGAATTCCATTTTGATGGAGCCTTTTTTACCCAGGATTTTAACGCCTACAAATTCGACGATAGCGTAAATGGCTTTAAAGGCTTTATATCGGCAGCCGATAAAATTGGTGACCTAAGCCTTTATGCTTCTTACAACCACTTAAATAACGATGCACAACCACAATCGTTTTACTACAACACACCAACCGAAACAGACAATCCCAATACCGCAACCGGCGCATATGCGGGCAAAAGCAGCACCGGTGACGACGTGCTGTACTTTAGTGATTCGGGCGTAGTAAATACCCAAACCGACAACCTAAAATTTAAAGTAGGTTACGACTTTGGCCACTGGCAAACCCTACTTAATATTGCCTACGAAGACAGACAGTCTAGCTCCGATAGCCCCACCCCCTTTTTAGAAGATTTAAACGGCAATAAAATTTGGGGGGGTAATGTTGTAGTTGATGGGCAAAACCTTACCATTCCCGCTAGTCGCTTAGCCGTAAGTGATATGGACAGAAGGAGCCTCTCGGTAGGCTTGCGCTTAAAAGGCGATTTAAATAGCAATACATCATTAGAAGCAAACCTTAACCAGTTTTCTATTTTAGAAGATCAAAATAGAAGCTCTAGCGTTAACCCTAATCACCCCAGCTACACCTTAGATGGGCAAGTGTCTGATTATGACGATACGGGCTGGACAACTGCCGAAGCAAAATTACGCTTTAGCCAGCTAGGCAACACACACCTTGCCTTAGTAACCGGCGTACGCCACGAAAGCTACCAGTTAAATTACAGCGTATACGACTCGAGCAACTACGCCGCAGGCAGTAAAGATACCCTCACAAATACAAGCGGAGGCGAAACAAGCATTAATGCCGCGTTTGCGCAGTTTAGTTGGGACATTAACAGCCAATGGGATATGGCTTTTGGCGCTCGCTTCGAAAGCTGGAAAAGCAGCAACGGCTATATTTCTGAAGAAAACACCACCACAGGCAATGTAGAAAAAGCCCCCGTACCAGAAATATCTGCAGAGAAATTATCGCCCAAGTTATCTGTTGGTTTTAGCCCAAATAGCGATTGGCAGCTGCGCTATTCGCTGGCAAGAGCTTATCGTTTTCCAATTGTGGAAGAGCTATTTAGCCAGTACCAAGCCTACAATGCCATTAGCCTAGCCAACCCAGAACTGAAGCCCGAAGACGGCATACACCAAAACATTATGATTGAGCGCAGCCTCAATAATGGCTATGCCCGCATTAATGTTTTTACAGAAACCATCGAAGATGCAATAGACTCGCAAACCACACTCTTGCCAGGCGGAGGCTCAGTGCGAACCTTCTCGCCGGTAGACGAAACCAAAGCGCAAGGTGTGGAATTTATTGTAAACCAGTACGACTTCTTGATTAGCGATTTAGATATGCGCTTTAATTGGGCCTATATTGACACCGAAGTTATAAGTAACAGCACCGCTGAAGGCGACGATATTAGCCCAGAGAATTCAATTGTTGGTAACGAGCTACCGCGCATGCCACACTGGCGCGGCAACCTGATGGCAAGCTATGCACTTACAGAAAAGTGGACCACCAGCGTAAACCTACAATACGCGAGCGATGCCTATGGCCGCACCGACAATACAGATACCGAACGCAACGTATACGGCGCGCAAGATGGCTACACGCGCATAGGCCTTAAAACACATTACGCGCTAAACAAAACGCTAAAGCTAGGCATTGGTATAGACAACCTTACCAACGAAATAGCCTATGTAGCACACCCTTGGCCGGGCAGAACGGTATATTTTACTTTGGCGTATGACTTAAAATAAAAATAATTTTTAGGTAGGCTGTGCGCACTGCGCCACGGCCTACAATTAACCGTTAGCATATAAGACACAATAAAATGAGCAACCCACATTTATATCGTACGCTTTGGCGCTGGCATTTTTATGCCGGCGTTTTTTGTATTCCATTTATTATTTTTCTTTCGGTTTCTGGTGCAATTTATTTATTCAAACCGCAAATAGAAAGCTGGCAAGACAGAGCCGAAAACAATTTAACCCTAAGCGGCCAAACCGCCAGCGCAAACCAACATATTCAAGCAGCGCTCAGCGCCTTACCTGGCGCGCTATTTACAAGCTATCAATTACCGCAATCTGCTAATCACGCCATAGTTATTACGCTAAAGAAAGATGCAACCAAATTCGCCGTTTACGTTCACCCCTCTAACCTCACTATTCTCAAAGTTGTAAATAAAGATTCATCGTTTATTAATTTGGTGCGCACATTTCACGGCGAGCTACTTGCGGGCAATGTAGGGTCAATACTCGTGGAGCTCGCTGCTTGCTGGGCGATTGTATTAGTGTTAACTGGGCTGTACCTGTGGTGGCCGCGCAACCTTAAAGGTTTTGGCGGTATTGTGTACCCGCGTATAAACTTGGGCGTGCGCACAACCCTGCGCGATTTACATGCAGTTACCGGCTTTTGGATTGCTTTCTTTACCCTGTTTTTATTACTAAGTGGTTTACCTTGGGCGTTAGTATGGGGAGGCGCGTTTAAAGAAGTACGCCAGTGGGCCAATCAACCTAAAGTGGCTGTTCATACTCATGGCGAACATGCAGCTCACGCATCCAATCAACCAGAAAGTAAGCAGCCAGATTGGACCTTAAGCCGACAGCAAGAAAAACCCGTATGGATGGCTCAAGCGGTAGCCAACGCTAATTTACCCCAAGCCGTGCTCGCCGCCGCCCACGCGCAACAACTCGCTCCACCAGTAGAACTTTCCCTTGCCAATAGCGAAACGAACAATTGGAAAGCGGCCTCGCAAAATCAAAACCGCCCACTGCGTACAACGGTTTGGCTAGATGGCGCAACAGGAGCAATAACAAAGCAATCTACATTTAGCGAGAAAAATACATTAGACAAAGCAATAGGTATTGGCATTGCCGCGCATGAAGGGCAACTGTTTGGCTGGTTTAATCAATTACTGGGGTTAATTACTGCACTTGGCTTAGTCACCCTAAGCATCACTGGGTTTTTAATGTGGCGTAAACGTAAACCAAACGAATCACTTAAACAAGCGTTAGGCGCGCCACCGCCACCCAGCAAACGCGCAATGGGTACAGGTGTTGCCGTTATTACATTAGCAACTGCCGCATTTTTACCGCTGCTGGCTATTTCCATTATTGCTTTAATTATTGTGGAACAAGGCGTATTGAGGTTTTTACCTCGCACTAGAGTATGGCTGGGTATTTAGCGCGCGGGTTTACGCCTGCGTTTTAAAGCTAGCCATACGCCCGATACCACCCAAAAAATGGGCACAAACATTAGCAGTAACCACAAACATTGAATAACACCATTCCACCATTGCCCCACATGGAATTTGTACCTAAAGTTCCACGTTTTTGTTGCTAGGTTTTGTGCTTCTGCATTAAAGGAATCAATTACGCGGCTATCTTCTGGCTCTAGCCAAACCCAACTATATGGGTGGTTTTCTGTAGGTAGCTGTACGCGAACTTTTATTGGGTCGCCCGCTTTTTTTGCAAAATAAATTCGCCGCGGCTCGCCATTGGCAAACACACTGTTAGAACTTGCCAATATTTGGGCGAGATTGGGCACACCCACCGTCTCGGCCTGCGGGTGCTGAGGTAAAGTCACACTGCCAAAAGTAAAGGCTTGCACCAAAGCTTTAGTGGGCGCAACCCAAAAAAATGCGATGCCCGATAACGAAATAAGAAACAGCGGGATAAAAGTATACACACCAAGTAACGCGTGTATTTGCCCAATTTTAGATTTGGCATTGTTCGTGGGGCGGTAAAGCATGCGCTTTAAACGACGCTTAGGTTTTGCCCATAACGCCAACCCTACAAGTAAATTAATACACAGTATGGTGGCAGCTGTAGACAATACATTTTGGCTTACTGTGGCGCTGTGGCCACTTTGTAACAACCTGCGATGCCACGACAATAAAAAACC from Saccharophagus degradans 2-40 includes these protein-coding regions:
- a CDS encoding PepSY-associated TM helix domain-containing protein, translated to MSNPHLYRTLWRWHFYAGVFCIPFIIFLSVSGAIYLFKPQIESWQDRAENNLTLSGQTASANQHIQAALSALPGALFTSYQLPQSANHAIVITLKKDATKFAVYVHPSNLTILKVVNKDSSFINLVRTFHGELLAGNVGSILVELAACWAIVLVLTGLYLWWPRNLKGFGGIVYPRINLGVRTTLRDLHAVTGFWIAFFTLFLLLSGLPWALVWGGAFKEVRQWANQPKVAVHTHGEHAAHASNQPESKQPDWTLSRQQEKPVWMAQAVANANLPQAVLAAAHAQQLAPPVELSLANSETNNWKAASQNQNRPLRTTVWLDGATGAITKQSTFSEKNTLDKAIGIGIAAHEGQLFGWFNQLLGLITALGLVTLSITGFLMWRKRKPNESLKQALGAPPPPSKRAMGTGVAVITLATAAFLPLLAISIIALIIVEQGVLRFLPRTRVWLGI
- a CDS encoding PepSY-associated TM helix domain-containing protein, whose translation is MFYLWLRRVHLALTLVAGIFILSMCVSGLLLVYATDIQKIMWPNAWTVDTPVDVSEVETPVLAHEIESGSYSIDAVVERAQAQAQSRITLLNLQVEPDDIWQVGLANGKYANVNPYTGDVLKQYYYDDTFYGFLLSWHRRLLQSGHSATVSQNVLSTAATILCINLLVGLALWAKPKRRLKRMLYRPTNNAKSKIGQIHALLGVYTFIPLFLISLSGIAFFWVAPTKALVQAFTFGSVTLPQHPQAETVGVPNLAQILASSNSVFANGEPRRIYFAKKAGDPIKVRVQLPTENHPYSWVWLEPEDSRVIDSFNAEAQNLATKTWNFRYKFHVGQWWNGVIQCLWLLLMFVPIFWVVSGVWLALKRRRKPAR